TAGATGAGGCCCGAGCAGCCGCCCGGCTGCACGCCGACGCGCAGGCGAAGGTCGTCACGGCCCTCCTGCTCGAGCAGGCTCTTCACCTTGGCTGCGGCGACGTCCGTCAGAATGACGCCGTGGGTGGCCGTCTCGGCCTGGGTGTTCGTCTCCACCGTCATCGTGGATCGATCCTCTCTCACGTCTTCGGTCCTGGTGGTCTCCAGGCCGTTCTTCGTGCAACACCGCGGCGGCCCGCCGTGTTCCCGCCCCACCTTACGCGCCGCCGAGGCGCGCCAGTGACGAGCGGACCGGCTCGAGCACTCCGACGACGGCGGCAGCCGCCGTCAGGCACGCGATGGCGGCGAGCAAGAACACGAACCGCCAGACGAACGCAGGGACGTGACCGACGCGCGCGAGCTCCATCGCGTCGTCACGCCCGACGTGGGGGCGTAACAGCTCGAGCGCGGAGCGCAGCCCGCCGACGAGCAGGAACCACGACGCGCTCGCCACGACGACGTTCGTGACGGGATCGGAGGCCCAACGTAGCGTCGCGACGAGCAACGCCCCGACGCACGCGATGACGACGACGCCGAACGCGTTGCGCAGGAGCAGTGCCATGAGTGCGACGACAACGGCGCCGGCGACGAGCCAGATCCGCGCCTGGTCTGCGCGCAGGGCGACCAGACCCCCGAGCCCGACGATCCCGGGCGCCGGGTACCCGGCCAGGAGGGTCAGCACGACGCCGAGCCCACCCTGTCGGCCGACGCTTACCGCCTCACCTGACGAATCACGGTTGAGCCGCACCGAGCGGACGCTGCGCCCCGCGAGAAGAGCGACGAGGGTGTGCCCCGCCTCGTGGACCGCGGTCACGGCATGACGCAACGGGCCGAACAACCAGCCTGCCAGCGCGCACACGGCACCGACGACGGCGCTCAGCAGCATGAGGTCGTCATTCATGTCCCGACATCGCCCCCTCGGGATGGATGAGGCTCTTGACCCCGGCCTTCACCACAGGCACCCGACAGCGGGTGAGGCCACGCGCCATC
This region of Dermacoccus nishinomiyaensis genomic DNA includes:
- a CDS encoding M50 family metallopeptidase yields the protein MNDDLMLLSAVVGAVCALAGWLFGPLRHAVTAVHEAGHTLVALLAGRSVRSVRLNRDSSGEAVSVGRQGGLGVVLTLLAGYPAPGIVGLGGLVALRADQARIWLVAGAVVVALMALLLRNAFGVVVIACVGALLVATLRWASDPVTNVVVASASWFLLVGGLRSALELLRPHVGRDDAMELARVGHVPAFVWRFVFLLAAIACLTAAAAVVGVLEPVRSSLARLGGA